From Haemorhous mexicanus isolate bHaeMex1 chromosome 2, bHaeMex1.pri, whole genome shotgun sequence, the proteins below share one genomic window:
- the KCNE2 gene encoding potassium voltage-gated channel subfamily E member 2: MAKLQNFTWAVEDIFKETFLNYMNSWRRNMTEAANKLQAEVAAENFDYVILYLMVMIGMFSFIIVAILVSTVKSKRREHSNDPYHQYIVEDWGEKYKTQVLNPEDLKCVIHENLGARDKTSPESP; the protein is encoded by the coding sequence ATGGCCAAGCTGCAGAACTTCACTTGGGCAGTGGAAGATATTTTCAAGGAAACCTTCCTCAATTACATGAACAGCTGGAGGAGGAACATGACAGAAGCAGCGAATAAACTGCAGGCTGAGGTGGCTGCTGAAAACTTTGACTACGTTATCCTGTACCTGATGGTGATGATTGGGATGTTCTCCTTCATCATCGTGGCCATCCTGGTGAGCACTGTGAAATCCAAGAGGAGGGAGCACTCCAATGATCCCTATCACCAGTACATCGTGGAGGACTGGGGGGAGAAGTACAAAACCCAGGTTCTGAACCCAGAAGATCTCAAGTGTGTGATCCATGAAAACCTGGGGGCAAGGGATAAAACAAGCCCAGAGTCACCTTGA
- the SMIM11 gene encoding small integral membrane protein 11 produces MVAFNWKALENFPLLMYILAAKTLILCLAFAGVKMYQSKKIEEKLKREREERLKAEAEKKDE; encoded by the exons ATGGTGGCCTTTAACTGGAAG GCTCTGGAGAACTTCCCACTGCTGATGTACATTTTGGCAGCTAAAACATTGATCCTTTGCTTGGCCTTTGCTGGAGTCAAAATGTACCAGAGCAAGAAAATTGAGGAGAAACTGAAGAGGGAACGTGAGGAGAGActgaaagcagaagcagagaagaaggatgAGTGA